From a region of the Nitrospirota bacterium genome:
- a CDS encoding nicotinate phosphoribosyltransferase, which translates to MLQTYVEQSMEEPAVFEFFVRKLPAHRSFLLAAGLEQVLEYLNTLRFSDWELDWLKTSGKVSASFVDYLAHFRFEGDVQAMPEGTVFFPNEPVLRLIAPLPQAQLVETRLINLLHFQTMIASTAARLVLLAGGRPLIDFGLRRAHGAEAGVLAARASYLAGFAGTATVLAGAQFNIPVYGTMAHSFVQAHTDESDAFERFARSHPDNVVLLLDTYDTEAAAKKVVALAPRLRQQGITIKGVRLDSGDLAAHARQVRRILDDGGLRHVQILASGNIDEAALRRLVEAEAPIDTFAVGTHVTTSSDAPYMDCAYKLQEYAGRPCRKRSEGKATWPGRKQVYRMHGTDGRMAGDVVTLEGDRQNGTALLQPVMQAGKRLTSPRPLADIRAAITGELSRMPEPLRTLQDGAPYPVRISQALQDLAGSVDQGR; encoded by the coding sequence ATGCTCCAGACCTACGTCGAACAGAGCATGGAGGAACCGGCGGTCTTTGAATTCTTCGTCCGCAAGCTGCCGGCCCACCGCAGCTTTTTGCTGGCGGCCGGCCTGGAGCAGGTGCTCGAGTACCTCAACACGCTCCGTTTCTCGGACTGGGAACTGGATTGGCTGAAGACGAGCGGGAAGGTGTCCGCCTCGTTCGTGGATTACCTGGCGCACTTCCGCTTTGAGGGAGATGTCCAGGCGATGCCGGAAGGCACCGTGTTCTTCCCGAACGAGCCGGTCCTGCGCCTGATCGCGCCGCTGCCCCAGGCGCAACTCGTCGAAACCCGCCTGATCAACCTGCTGCATTTTCAGACGATGATCGCCTCAACAGCAGCCAGACTCGTGTTGCTTGCGGGGGGCAGGCCGCTCATCGATTTCGGACTGCGTCGCGCCCACGGCGCGGAGGCCGGAGTGCTCGCCGCACGGGCCAGCTATCTGGCCGGCTTCGCCGGCACGGCGACGGTGCTGGCCGGCGCACAATTCAACATCCCCGTTTACGGCACGATGGCCCATTCGTTCGTGCAAGCCCACACCGACGAAAGCGACGCGTTCGAGCGCTTCGCCCGGTCGCATCCCGACAACGTCGTCTTGCTGCTCGACACCTACGACACCGAAGCCGCCGCAAAAAAAGTCGTGGCCCTGGCGCCTCGCCTGAGACAACAGGGCATCACGATCAAGGGCGTGCGCCTGGACAGCGGCGACCTCGCCGCCCACGCGCGCCAAGTCCGCCGCATCCTGGATGACGGTGGCTTGAGGCACGTGCAGATACTCGCCAGCGGCAACATCGACGAAGCAGCGCTGCGAAGGCTCGTCGAGGCGGAGGCGCCGATCGACACCTTCGCGGTGGGCACACACGTCACGACGTCCTCCGATGCGCCGTACATGGATTGCGCCTACAAATTGCAGGAGTACGCAGGACGACCGTGCCGGAAACGGTCGGAAGGGAAGGCCACCTGGCCGGGAAGAAAACAGGTCTATCGGATGCATGGAACGGACGGCCGGATGGCCGGCGACGTCGTCACGCTGGAGGGCGACAGACAGAATGGCACCGCGCTGCTCCAGCCGGTCATGCAGGCAGGCAAACGGCTGACGTCTCCGCGCCCGCTTGCCGACATCCGGGCCGCGATCACCGGCGAGCTATCGCGCATGCCGGAACCGCTGCGGACGCTGCAGGACGGCGCGCCCTACCCGGTCCGCATCTCGCAGGCTCTGCAAGACTTGGCCGGATCAGTGG
- a CDS encoding isochorismatase family protein yields the protein MKLERGDALFIADIQNDFLPGGSLAVPHGNELVPVLLRYLALFQSHTLPIFAGRDWHPANHCSFLDQGGIWPPHCIAGSIGADAPPDFPLPPSVVVVHKATAADTEAYSAFEGTTLDAALHTSGVRRLFIGGIATDYCVLNTVRDALALGYAVVLLMDAIRAVNVHPDDGANAEAEMLRLGARPARFEDLAS from the coding sequence GTGAAACTCGAGCGAGGCGACGCGCTTTTCATCGCGGACATCCAGAACGATTTTCTGCCCGGCGGAAGCCTTGCGGTTCCGCATGGAAACGAACTCGTGCCGGTCTTGCTCCGCTATCTCGCCCTTTTTCAGTCGCATACCCTGCCGATCTTCGCCGGCCGCGACTGGCATCCGGCCAACCACTGTTCGTTCCTCGACCAGGGAGGAATCTGGCCGCCGCACTGCATCGCCGGCTCCATCGGCGCTGACGCGCCTCCCGATTTTCCCCTGCCTCCGTCCGTGGTCGTCGTGCACAAGGCCACCGCCGCCGATACAGAGGCCTATTCCGCCTTTGAAGGTACCACACTGGATGCCGCGCTCCATACCAGCGGAGTGCGACGCCTGTTCATCGGCGGCATCGCCACGGACTATTGCGTCCTGAATACGGTCAGGGATGCCCTGGCGCTCGGCTATGCGGTCGTCCTGTTGATGGACGCGATCCGGGCCGTGAACGTCCATCCGGACGACGGCGCGAACGCGGAAGCGGAGATGCTGCGCCTGGGCGCCAGACCGGCTCGCTTCGAGGATTTGGCATCGTGA
- a CDS encoding sodium:solute symporter, which translates to MIVWFVILYLLVSVGIGLYAATRVHNAKDFAVAGRSLPLPIVTATVFATWFGAETVLGISATFVKEGLRGVVADPFGSSLCLILAGLFFARRLYRMNLLTIGDYYRLRYSRPVEVLCTLCIVASYLGWVSAQIKALGLVFNVVSGGSVTPYLGMIIGAAIVLTYTTFGGMFSVAILDFVQITVIMGGMLYIGHVISGLTGGVGAVISHAAAAGKLELFPEASLHAWIPFLGAWMTMMLGSIPQQDVFQRITSAKDEKTAVRGSVLGGTLYFLFAFVPMFLAYSATLVDPKMSGALLEADPQLVLPTLILQHTPVPAQIIFFGAVLSAIMSCSSATLLAPSVAFSENIVKGLRPRMNDRTFLRTMRIVLVCFTAVVLAFALNTQASIFKMVENAYKVTLVAAFIPLFAGLYWPRANNQGALCAIAAGLATWIALELVGSQDAVWPPQLVGFLMAGGGMVAGSLLPPSWVSRGRTYRSPASAP; encoded by the coding sequence ATGATCGTCTGGTTCGTCATTCTCTATCTGCTCGTCTCGGTGGGCATCGGGCTTTATGCGGCGACCCGCGTCCATAACGCGAAGGATTTTGCGGTCGCGGGGCGCAGCCTGCCGTTGCCGATCGTTACGGCTACGGTGTTCGCCACTTGGTTCGGGGCCGAAACCGTGCTGGGCATTTCCGCCACCTTCGTCAAGGAGGGCCTGCGCGGCGTGGTGGCCGATCCCTTCGGGTCCAGTTTGTGTCTGATCCTCGCCGGATTGTTTTTCGCCCGCCGCCTCTACCGTATGAATCTGCTCACCATCGGCGACTACTACCGGTTGCGGTACAGCCGCCCGGTGGAGGTGTTGTGCACGTTGTGCATCGTCGCATCCTATCTGGGCTGGGTTTCGGCGCAGATCAAGGCCCTTGGGTTGGTTTTTAATGTCGTCTCGGGCGGCTCGGTTACGCCGTACTTGGGCATGATCATCGGCGCGGCGATCGTGCTCACCTATACGACCTTCGGCGGCATGTTTTCAGTGGCGATCCTCGACTTCGTCCAGATCACGGTCATCATGGGCGGGATGCTCTACATCGGCCACGTGATCAGCGGCCTGACCGGCGGGGTCGGGGCGGTGATCAGCCATGCGGCGGCGGCCGGCAAGCTGGAGTTGTTCCCCGAGGCGAGCCTCCACGCCTGGATTCCCTTCCTGGGGGCTTGGATGACCATGATGTTGGGCTCGATCCCGCAACAGGACGTCTTCCAACGCATCACCTCGGCCAAGGACGAGAAGACCGCCGTCCGCGGCTCGGTGCTGGGCGGCACGCTCTACTTTCTGTTCGCCTTCGTGCCGATGTTTCTGGCCTACTCGGCCACGTTGGTGGATCCGAAAATGTCCGGGGCCCTGCTGGAGGCGGATCCACAACTGGTGCTGCCGACTCTGATCTTGCAGCATACGCCGGTCCCGGCCCAGATCATCTTCTTCGGCGCGGTCCTCTCGGCCATCATGAGCTGTTCGAGCGCCACCTTGCTGGCGCCGTCGGTGGCCTTCAGCGAGAACATCGTCAAGGGCTTGCGTCCTCGCATGAACGACCGGACATTCCTGCGCACGATGCGGATTGTGCTGGTGTGTTTCACCGCGGTGGTGCTGGCCTTCGCGCTCAACACCCAGGCGAGCATCTTCAAGATGGTCGAAAACGCCTATAAGGTGACGTTGGTGGCCGCGTTCATCCCTCTGTTCGCCGGATTGTACTGGCCGCGGGCGAACAACCAAGGGGCCCTGTGCGCCATCGCGGCCGGCCTTGCCACGTGGATTGCGCTCGAACTGGTCGGGTCACAAGATGCCGTGTGGCCGCCCCAGTTGGTGGGGTTCCTCATGGCCGGGGGGGGCATGGTTGCCGGTTCGCTGTTGCCTCCGTCTTGGGTGTCGAGGGGGCGGACGTATCGCTCGCCGGCTTCCGCGCCGTAG
- a CDS encoding antibiotic biosynthesis monooxygenase has product MVKMVEMDARVTLFTQMEEKGGPVILINKFTVEPEDVVQLLEAWKFDAALLKQKPGFISTQLHRGIGGSCVFINYAVWESVELFKQAFKDPEFIASLAKYPSSASASPHLFRKVAVAGICGE; this is encoded by the coding sequence ATGGTTAAGATGGTCGAAATGGATGCCAGGGTCACGCTGTTCACGCAGATGGAAGAGAAGGGCGGGCCGGTGATCCTGATCAACAAGTTCACCGTTGAGCCCGAGGATGTCGTGCAACTCCTCGAAGCCTGGAAGTTCGACGCCGCCTTGCTCAAGCAGAAGCCGGGATTTATTTCCACCCAGCTGCATCGGGGCATCGGGGGCAGCTGCGTTTTCATCAACTATGCGGTGTGGGAATCGGTGGAACTGTTCAAACAAGCGTTCAAAGACCCCGAGTTCATCGCATCATTGGCCAAGTATCCGTCCAGCGCCTCAGCCTCTCCGCATCTGTTTAGGAAGGTGGCGGTCGCCGGTATTTGCGGGGAGTAG
- a CDS encoding ABC transporter permease, translating into MPVSSTVKVKPLGEATEVVTVDRGPGAVIAWVGRKVMAWYAYVVDLMALVYLSLRELANPVERVRRTASGVILRQILFTGVDALPVMSAIALMVGIIIITQAGTQLPKVGAGDQIGNIIVVTVIRELGPLLTMFIVVGRSGSAITTELGYMRVGQEITALELMGVQVTRFIVMPRMMGMILSMICLTLYFDTVAVLGGFVVAKLKLTVPFAAFAKAVTQSLSVTDLVVTATKGVLFGMAVAAICCHHGLSVRSSFTEVPQQTTRAMINSLKICLVLDIVVTVTAYF; encoded by the coding sequence ATGCCTGTGTCTTCAACCGTGAAGGTGAAACCCTTGGGGGAGGCTACGGAAGTCGTCACGGTCGATCGGGGGCCCGGGGCTGTCATCGCCTGGGTGGGCCGTAAGGTCATGGCCTGGTACGCCTATGTCGTCGATCTGATGGCGCTGGTATACCTCTCCTTGCGCGAGTTGGCCAATCCCGTCGAGCGGGTGCGCCGGACGGCCTCCGGGGTGATCCTGCGTCAGATTTTGTTTACCGGCGTCGATGCACTGCCCGTGATGAGCGCCATCGCCTTGATGGTGGGCATCATCATCATCACCCAGGCCGGGACCCAGTTGCCGAAAGTCGGCGCCGGGGATCAGATCGGCAACATCATCGTGGTGACGGTGATCCGGGAGTTGGGGCCTCTGTTGACGATGTTTATCGTCGTCGGGCGATCCGGCTCCGCGATCACGACCGAGTTGGGGTACATGCGGGTCGGGCAGGAAATCACCGCGCTGGAACTCATGGGCGTGCAAGTGACCCGGTTCATCGTGATGCCGCGGATGATGGGCATGATCCTCTCCATGATCTGCCTGACCCTGTATTTCGATACGGTCGCCGTGCTGGGCGGATTCGTCGTGGCCAAGCTGAAGCTCACGGTTCCTTTTGCCGCCTTTGCCAAAGCCGTGACCCAGTCACTCTCGGTGACGGACCTCGTGGTAACGGCCACCAAGGGGGTGTTGTTCGGCATGGCCGTGGCCGCGATTTGCTGCCACCATGGGCTCTCCGTCCGTTCATCGTTTACGGAAGTGCCCCAGCAGACGACCCGAGCCATGATCAACTCCCTCAAGATTTGCCTGGTGTTGGATATCGTGGTGACCGTCACGGCATATTTTTGA
- a CDS encoding ATP-binding cassette domain-containing protein codes for MPVLELSGAAVEMDGHGRWSDLTLSLNEGEACALIGPNRGGKSLALKLCAGLVTPERGVARLFERDLRDLDEEDWAALRQRVGTVLQAPGLLSNMTVFNNVALPLRYHRGLSDEELEPLVMVRLEALGVADLRHRFPAELNQGEARCVAIARALSLDQEVLLLDDPLEGLDALTSRRLGEWLQAQRRSRALTILATTRRASSLLAMVDRFVYVRDGQVQAQGRYEELLASADDAMKDYLQ; via the coding sequence ATGCCTGTCTTGGAGCTGTCCGGCGCGGCGGTCGAGATGGACGGTCACGGACGGTGGTCCGACCTGACCCTGTCTCTCAATGAAGGCGAGGCCTGCGCCTTGATCGGGCCGAACCGAGGCGGTAAAAGTCTGGCATTGAAACTCTGCGCCGGGCTGGTCACGCCGGAACGGGGTGTGGCGCGGCTGTTCGAACGGGATCTGCGCGATCTGGACGAAGAGGATTGGGCAGCGTTGCGCCAGCGGGTGGGCACGGTCCTGCAAGCGCCAGGCTTACTGAGCAATATGACGGTGTTCAACAACGTGGCGCTGCCACTGCGTTACCACCGGGGCCTCTCCGATGAGGAGTTGGAGCCGCTGGTCATGGTCCGTCTGGAGGCGTTGGGTGTGGCGGATCTGCGCCACCGATTTCCCGCCGAGCTGAATCAGGGGGAGGCCCGTTGCGTGGCGATCGCCCGTGCCCTGTCGTTGGATCAGGAAGTGTTGCTGCTGGACGATCCGCTGGAAGGGCTGGATGCGCTGACCAGTAGACGTTTGGGCGAGTGGTTGCAGGCGCAGCGCCGGAGCCGGGCGCTCACGATTCTGGCAACGACCCGCCGAGCCTCGTCCCTGCTGGCCATGGTGGATCGGTTCGTCTATGTGCGGGACGGGCAGGTACAGGCTCAAGGACGGTATGAAGAGCTGTTGGCCTCGGCCGACGACGCGATGAAGGACTATTTGCAGTAG
- a CDS encoding MCE family protein, with product MPMHYSHKLSGPRMAQLVGAFVLVPVLGLIAVGIFMLKAEHIFDEKYQLHATLSNAYGLAPGDPVVISGLPIGRVRTVEFADGGTVAVTFQLLSRYQEMVRENSVASITKSGVVMGQSQVEVAMGDQRKPVLTDGSTIRVQPPTDYAAMLNEVRSEVKPVLESVQRTVLRVEEITKDVQQAVQTGGRTLAHVEQATRELPAVMASVQHSVTAVEQTTATLPELTGSVKKTLGKVDGIVTDVKATTAKLPPLVAAAQDAVNNIKASTESIKAVSKDMPPLVRTAHATLDDVNTIIKGAKRTFPVSTMVRNAEQMESVGRAGNGLTSLRGDQLPR from the coding sequence ATGCCAATGCACTATTCTCACAAATTGTCCGGGCCGCGCATGGCGCAGTTGGTGGGCGCCTTCGTGCTGGTTCCCGTGCTGGGGTTGATCGCCGTCGGCATCTTCATGTTGAAAGCCGAGCATATCTTCGACGAGAAGTATCAGCTCCATGCCACGCTGAGCAATGCCTACGGGTTGGCCCCCGGCGATCCAGTTGTAATCTCCGGCCTGCCGATCGGCCGGGTCAGGACCGTCGAGTTTGCGGACGGCGGCACGGTGGCCGTGACCTTCCAGCTCCTGAGCCGGTACCAGGAGATGGTGCGGGAGAATTCCGTGGCCAGCATCACCAAGAGCGGTGTAGTCATGGGCCAGAGCCAGGTGGAGGTCGCCATGGGCGACCAGCGCAAGCCGGTCCTGACCGATGGCTCGACGATTCGCGTGCAGCCTCCCACCGACTATGCGGCGATGCTGAACGAGGTTCGGTCGGAGGTGAAGCCGGTCCTGGAGTCCGTGCAGCGGACGGTGCTGCGCGTGGAAGAAATTACCAAGGATGTCCAGCAGGCCGTGCAGACCGGCGGCCGGACGTTGGCCCATGTGGAGCAGGCGACGCGCGAACTGCCGGCGGTGATGGCGTCGGTGCAGCACAGCGTCACCGCGGTGGAGCAGACGACGGCCACGTTGCCGGAACTGACCGGGTCGGTCAAGAAGACTCTCGGGAAGGTGGACGGCATCGTGACCGATGTGAAGGCGACCACCGCCAAGTTGCCGCCTCTTGTGGCGGCTGCTCAGGATGCCGTCAATAACATCAAGGCCTCCACCGAGTCCATCAAGGCGGTGAGCAAGGATATGCCGCCTCTTGTCCGTACGGCCCATGCCACTCTGGATGACGTGAATACCATCATCAAAGGCGCCAAGCGGACATTTCCGGTCAGCACCATGGTCCGGAATGCGGAACAGATGGAATCGGTCGGCCGGGCCGGGAATGGCCTGACCAGCCTCAGGGGAGACCAGTTGCCGCGGTGA
- a CDS encoding tetratricopeptide repeat protein, which produces MARPTAGPVLIWALCLLMGCAAGAPPDPSPEWGGKIRDLHARGQRLMEQGELERARDAYEESRLLTESLDDLPGLTMALNGLGSVAVAEGQVGEALALHQRALALAKSSGRTDLLIDTQAHLGAAFQLAGESQKAVSLYEQALGSARVTGNRHSEAVLLNNIGLLDLKAGERAKAEASLKEALAINQDLQDRPAQAANLANLGLLAEQAAQWGEAQSRFEAALELDKASEHRAAIAGDLAGLARVMQQQHRQDAALDFAQRAYWSYRAIGDIPRAMTELTRAATLLREQGRQQEASQFEAELKSLHESSKPADAPHP; this is translated from the coding sequence ATGGCGCGGCCGACAGCCGGTCCAGTACTGATCTGGGCCCTGTGCCTGCTGATGGGCTGCGCCGCCGGGGCTCCGCCGGATCCGTCTCCCGAATGGGGGGGCAAGATCCGTGACCTCCATGCCCGCGGGCAGCGGCTCATGGAGCAGGGAGAGCTGGAGCGGGCCAGGGACGCGTACGAGGAATCCAGGTTGTTAACGGAAAGCCTGGACGATCTGCCAGGCTTGACCATGGCGCTGAACGGGCTTGGCTCCGTGGCGGTCGCGGAAGGGCAGGTGGGCGAGGCCCTGGCATTGCACCAGCGGGCTCTGGCGTTGGCCAAGTCCTCGGGCCGAACCGACTTGCTCATCGATACGCAGGCCCATTTAGGCGCGGCCTTCCAGCTGGCCGGTGAGTCCCAGAAGGCTGTGTCCTTGTATGAACAGGCTTTGGGTTCGGCCCGAGTGACCGGGAATCGGCATAGCGAGGCGGTCCTGCTCAATAATATTGGGTTGCTGGATCTCAAGGCTGGCGAGCGGGCGAAGGCGGAAGCCTCATTGAAGGAAGCCCTGGCGATCAACCAGGACTTGCAAGACCGACCCGCTCAGGCAGCGAACCTGGCCAACCTGGGTTTGCTGGCCGAGCAAGCTGCGCAATGGGGCGAGGCGCAGAGCCGCTTCGAAGCGGCCCTGGAACTGGACAAAGCGAGCGAGCATCGCGCCGCCATTGCCGGAGACTTGGCGGGGTTGGCGCGTGTCATGCAGCAACAGCACCGGCAAGATGCGGCGCTGGACTTCGCGCAACGGGCCTATTGGAGCTATCGCGCCATCGGGGATATCCCCCGGGCGATGACTGAATTGACCCGGGCGGCGACGCTTCTCCGTGAACAGGGGCGGCAGCAGGAGGCCTCCCAGTTCGAGGCGGAACTCAAAAGTTTACACGAGTCTTCCAAACCGGCAGATGCCCCCCACCCGTAG
- a CDS encoding DUF4384 domain-containing protein, with amino-acid sequence MSRSLLLGLLLTLVAVPGGVAWAEPAAGVWVTAEGMAPFVSEMSLEEVRGKARDEARRNAIEQAVGLFVRGTTVLHNSMITDELVSSVARGVIEEEQWLEEHIEEVSNKRPGPKLAVWHSKVKARVRPVRVERRAGFSLRASLNKTVFQEGEEALIKVQSSQPAYLHVFSVTQDGSVTLLLPNRFRADNLFQADQDYIVPDERLRALGIKLRVLLPKNAKKAMEYIKVIATRKAINLVSDKTPDGVFHTFEGADVGMIRDVVKRLAELEDEDWTETTLPYEVRQ; translated from the coding sequence ATGAGCCGGAGCCTCCTGCTTGGTCTCCTCCTGACGCTTGTTGCAGTGCCGGGGGGAGTGGCCTGGGCTGAGCCGGCGGCCGGTGTCTGGGTCACGGCCGAGGGGATGGCTCCATTCGTCAGTGAAATGTCTTTGGAGGAGGTGCGGGGCAAGGCGCGTGATGAAGCCAGACGGAATGCCATCGAGCAGGCCGTGGGGCTGTTCGTACGCGGTACCACCGTTCTCCACAATTCGATGATCACGGATGAGCTGGTTTCCTCCGTGGCGCGAGGGGTGATTGAGGAAGAGCAGTGGCTCGAAGAGCACATCGAGGAGGTCTCCAACAAGCGGCCAGGCCCGAAGCTGGCGGTGTGGCACAGCAAGGTGAAAGCGCGTGTCCGCCCGGTCCGGGTGGAGCGACGGGCCGGATTCAGCCTGCGCGCCTCTCTGAACAAGACCGTCTTTCAGGAAGGCGAGGAGGCGTTGATCAAGGTGCAATCCAGCCAGCCGGCCTACCTTCATGTCTTTAGCGTGACGCAGGATGGCTCGGTGACGCTGTTGCTGCCCAATCGTTTCCGTGCCGATAATCTGTTTCAAGCCGACCAGGACTATATTGTGCCGGACGAGCGACTTCGGGCTCTCGGCATTAAGCTGCGAGTGCTGTTGCCCAAGAACGCCAAGAAGGCGATGGAATATATCAAGGTGATCGCGACGAGAAAGGCGATCAACTTGGTGTCCGATAAGACGCCGGACGGAGTGTTCCATACCTTTGAGGGAGCGGACGTGGGCATGATTCGGGACGTCGTGAAGCGGCTGGCCGAACTCGAGGACGAAGACTGGACTGAGACGACGTTACCCTATGAAGTGCGCCAATAA
- a CDS encoding DUF3393 domain-containing protein encodes MKCANKGRAMERRLRLVTLGVALTAGFGFLGGFVYAQSADPFEQINKRFQERKSAGEDSLQSLQDQFQAKRAAMEEQWRKREMEIEQRWQERKREIEKKWAQAQRSTQREWVDYSPGNDSRSIVNFEDGTVEIATLVPAAKPGRLSPEQLASAQAEITRQLEQILSEKADAKRAILAGQMATSKGKLVEPKTAKAFVQQEVLPNLVVDDKPTESRDGVSRVKMTATLKMTPDHLKKRAQQYLETVQAESRRRQLDPRLVLAVIQTESYFNPKAESHIPAYGLMQLVPRSGARDAYNFVYNDDKVLDDEYLFQPGQNVELGAAYLHLLMNKSFSDVQPGDKKNYLVICAYNWGPGNVRKRIMGPYRIQELSDSQVFALLSEKAPEETRNYLKRVTERMSLYEDLVGR; translated from the coding sequence ATGAAGTGCGCCAATAAGGGACGCGCGATGGAACGAAGGCTGAGGCTGGTTACTTTGGGTGTGGCGCTGACGGCCGGGTTTGGCTTCCTGGGCGGGTTCGTGTACGCCCAGTCCGCCGATCCCTTTGAGCAGATCAACAAGCGGTTTCAAGAGCGCAAAAGTGCCGGCGAGGACTCGCTGCAAAGCCTCCAGGATCAGTTCCAGGCCAAGCGGGCGGCGATGGAGGAGCAGTGGCGGAAACGGGAAATGGAGATCGAGCAGCGCTGGCAAGAACGGAAACGGGAGATCGAGAAGAAGTGGGCCCAGGCCCAACGCTCGACCCAGCGGGAATGGGTGGATTATTCGCCCGGCAACGATTCGCGCAGCATCGTCAACTTCGAAGACGGGACGGTGGAAATCGCGACGCTGGTTCCGGCTGCAAAGCCGGGCCGCCTGTCGCCGGAGCAGTTGGCCTCGGCCCAGGCGGAGATTACCAGGCAGTTGGAACAGATCCTGTCCGAGAAGGCAGATGCCAAACGGGCGATCCTGGCCGGCCAAATGGCGACCAGCAAGGGCAAGCTTGTAGAGCCCAAAACCGCCAAGGCCTTTGTCCAGCAGGAGGTGCTTCCGAATTTGGTCGTGGACGATAAGCCGACCGAGTCGCGCGACGGGGTGTCGCGGGTCAAGATGACGGCCACGCTGAAGATGACGCCCGACCATCTGAAGAAACGGGCCCAGCAGTACCTGGAGACCGTGCAAGCCGAGTCCCGTCGCCGACAGCTCGATCCCCGGCTGGTCTTGGCGGTGATTCAGACCGAATCCTATTTCAATCCAAAGGCCGAATCCCATATCCCGGCCTACGGCCTCATGCAGTTGGTGCCGCGTTCGGGAGCCAGGGACGCCTACAACTTCGTCTACAACGACGACAAGGTGCTGGATGACGAGTACTTGTTCCAGCCGGGCCAGAACGTGGAGCTGGGGGCCGCCTATCTTCACCTGCTCATGAACAAGAGTTTTTCGGACGTGCAACCGGGAGACAAGAAAAACTATCTGGTCATTTGCGCCTATAATTGGGGGCCCGGCAATGTGCGCAAGAGAATCATGGGACCGTATCGGATCCAAGAGTTGAGCGACAGCCAGGTGTTTGCGCTGTTGTCGGAGAAGGCGCCGGAGGAAACCAGGAACTATCTCAAACGGGTCACGGAACGCATGAGTCTCTATGAAGACCTCGTCGGACGTTGA